From Camelina sativa cultivar DH55 chromosome 20, Cs, whole genome shotgun sequence, the proteins below share one genomic window:
- the LOC104770003 gene encoding UDP-glycosyltransferase 91A1-like isoform X2, with product MENIKETKGDGTKLHVAMFPWLAFGHLVPQLELSMLMVQKGHTVSFISTPRNIDRLLPRLPENLSSAINFVKLPFAGHKKLPVDAEATTDVPFDLVPYLKIAFDGLRVPLTEFLESSKPDWLLQDFASYWLPPIASRLGIKNAYFGPFNSACLGIHKPPGYEEYRTSPEDFLTNPKWVPFKTPAPFQLYEIQNMFEGMMSESTEENIPDMERVAGVMSGCEIIVVRSCNEYEAEWLGLAQDLHRKPVIPVGVLPPKLDRNFKDTDAWLSAKKLLDSRKSKSVVYVTFGTEAKPSQSEFNTIALGLELSGLPFFWVLKTQRGQWDTEPLELPEGFEERTAERGIVWRGWVEQLRTLNHDSIGLIFTHSGWGSMIEAVTFAKPMVMLSFVYDQGYNGRVAEEKKIGRMIPRDDTTGIFTKEDVAKSLRLVMDGEEGKVYRDNVKDMKGVFGDMDTQDRYVDSFLDYLVAHR from the exons atggaaaatattaaagaaacgAAGGGAGATGGAACCAAGCTCCACGTAGCAATGTTTCCATGGTTAGCCTTTGGCCATCTGGTTCCACAGTTGGAGCTCTCTATGCTCATGGTTCAAAAAGGTCACACCGTATCTTTCATTTCCACTCCTCGTAACATCGACCGCCTCCTCCCACGGTTGCCGGAGAATCTCTCCTCGGCCATTAATTTCGTCAAGCTCCCATTTGCCGGCCACAAAAAACTCCCAGTGGACGCCGAAGCCACTACAGACGTACCTTTCGATCTCGTTCCTTATTTGAAAATTGCTTTCGACGGGTTACGAGTTCCGTTGACGGAGTTTCTTGAATCTTCAAAACCTGACTGGCTTCTCCAAGATTTTGCATCTTATTGGCTTCCTCCAATAGCTAGCCGCCTTGGAATTAAGAACGCATATTTCGGCCCTTTTAACAGCGCATGTCTCGGTATTCATAAACCGCCGGGCTACGAGGAGTACCGTACATCGCCGGAAGATTTTCTGACAAATCCTAAATGGGTTCCATTCAAAACTCCGGCACCTTTCCAGTTATACGAAATCCAGAACATGTTCGAAGGAATGATGTCGGAATCTACGGAAGAGAATATTCCCGACATGGAACGTGTCGCCGGCGTAATGAGCGGTTGTGAGATCATAGTCGTACGGAGCTGTAACGAGTACGAAGCAGAATGGTTGGGACTTGCACAAGATCTTCATCGTAAACCGGTTATACCTGTTGGAGTTTTACCTCCAAAACTGGATCGAAATTTTAAAGACACCGACGCATGGTTGTCTGCTAAAAAGTTGTTAGACTCACGGAAATCCAAGTCCG TAGTTTATGTAACTTTCGGTACAGAAGCTAAACCGAGTCAATCCGAGTTTAATACGATCGCTCTCGGTTTAGAGCTTTCCGGTTTACCCTTTTTTTGGGTGTTAAAGACTCAGCGAGGTCAGTGGGATACCGAACCGCTTGAGCTTCCGGAAGGATTCGAAGAGCGAACGGCTGAGAGAGGGATAGTTTGGAGAGGTTGGGTTGAACAACTGAGAACGTTGAATCACGATTCCATCGGTTTGATATTTACTCATTCCGGTTGGGGTTCAATGATCGAAGCTGTAACGTTTGCTAAACCGATGGTGATGCTGAGTTTTGTGTACGACCAAGGGTATAATGGGAGAGTCgccgaggaaaaaaaaattgggcgTATGATCCCTCGGGATGACACAACAGGtatatttacaaaagaagatGTTGCGAAATCGCTGAGATTGGTAatggatggagaagaaggtaaGGTTTATAGAGACAATGTGAAAGACATGAAGGGAGTGTTTGGAGATATGGATACACAAGATCGTTATGTCGATTCTTTCTTGGATTATCTTGTTGCTCATCGTTAA
- the LOC104770003 gene encoding UDP-glycosyltransferase 91A1-like isoform X1 — protein MENIKETKGDGTKLHVAMFPWLAFGHLVPQLELSMLMVQKGHTVSFISTPRNIDRLLPRLPENLSSAINFVKLPFAGHKKLPVDAEATTDVPFDLVPYLKIAFDGLRVPLTEFLESSKPDWLLQDFASYWLPPIASRLGIKNAYFGPFNSACLGIHKPPGYEEYRTSPEDFLTNPKWVPFKTPAPFQLYEIQNMFEGMMSESTEENIPDMERVAGVMSGCEIIVVRSCNEYEAEWLGLAQDLHRKPVIPVGVLPPKLDRNFKDTDAWLSAKKLLDSRKSKSVVYVTFGTEAKPSQSEFNTIALGLELSGLPFFWVLKTQRGQWDTEPLELPEGFEERTAERGIVWRGWVEQLRTLNHDSIGLIFTHSGWGSMIEAVTFAKPMVMLSFVYDQGYNGRVAEEKKIGRMIPRDDTTGIFTKEDVAKSLRLVMDGEEGKVYRDNVKDMKGVFGDMDTQDRYVDSFLDYLVAHR, from the coding sequence atggaaaatattaaagaaacgAAGGGAGATGGAACCAAGCTCCACGTAGCAATGTTTCCATGGTTAGCCTTTGGCCATCTGGTTCCACAGTTGGAGCTCTCTATGCTCATGGTTCAAAAAGGTCACACCGTATCTTTCATTTCCACTCCTCGTAACATCGACCGCCTCCTCCCACGGTTGCCGGAGAATCTCTCCTCGGCCATTAATTTCGTCAAGCTCCCATTTGCCGGCCACAAAAAACTCCCAGTGGACGCCGAAGCCACTACAGACGTACCTTTCGATCTCGTTCCTTATTTGAAAATTGCTTTCGACGGGTTACGAGTTCCGTTGACGGAGTTTCTTGAATCTTCAAAACCTGACTGGCTTCTCCAAGATTTTGCATCTTATTGGCTTCCTCCAATAGCTAGCCGCCTTGGAATTAAGAACGCATATTTCGGCCCTTTTAACAGCGCATGTCTCGGTATTCATAAACCGCCGGGCTACGAGGAGTACCGTACATCGCCGGAAGATTTTCTGACAAATCCTAAATGGGTTCCATTCAAAACTCCGGCACCTTTCCAGTTATACGAAATCCAGAACATGTTCGAAGGAATGATGTCGGAATCTACGGAAGAGAATATTCCCGACATGGAACGTGTCGCCGGCGTAATGAGCGGTTGTGAGATCATAGTCGTACGGAGCTGTAACGAGTACGAAGCAGAATGGTTGGGACTTGCACAAGATCTTCATCGTAAACCGGTTATACCTGTTGGAGTTTTACCTCCAAAACTGGATCGAAATTTTAAAGACACCGACGCATGGTTGTCTGCTAAAAAGTTGTTAGACTCACGGAAATCCAAGTCCGTAGTTTATGTAACTTTCGGTACAGAAGCTAAACCGAGTCAATCCGAGTTTAATACGATCGCTCTCGGTTTAGAGCTTTCCGGTTTACCCTTTTTTTGGGTGTTAAAGACTCAGCGAGGTCAGTGGGATACCGAACCGCTTGAGCTTCCGGAAGGATTCGAAGAGCGAACGGCTGAGAGAGGGATAGTTTGGAGAGGTTGGGTTGAACAACTGAGAACGTTGAATCACGATTCCATCGGTTTGATATTTACTCATTCCGGTTGGGGTTCAATGATCGAAGCTGTAACGTTTGCTAAACCGATGGTGATGCTGAGTTTTGTGTACGACCAAGGGTATAATGGGAGAGTCgccgaggaaaaaaaaattgggcgTATGATCCCTCGGGATGACACAACAGGtatatttacaaaagaagatGTTGCGAAATCGCTGAGATTGGTAatggatggagaagaaggtaaGGTTTATAGAGACAATGTGAAAGACATGAAGGGAGTGTTTGGAGATATGGATACACAAGATCGTTATGTCGATTCTTTCTTGGATTATCTTGTTGCTCATCGTTAA